From Elusimicrobiota bacterium:
GACCTTGTGCTCGAGATACATGCGCGCGGGCGCGATGCCCGAGCCGAGGCGCAGGTTGGAGGAGGGGCAGTGGGCCACGCCGGTCTTGGTCTTGCCCATGAGCTGGGACTCCGCTTCGTTCATGTGCACGCAATGGGCGAACCAGGAGCGCCCGCCGTCGAGCCAGCCCACGGATTCCATGTAGGCCAAGGGCCGCATCTTGTGGCGCTCCAGGCAGTAGGCCTCCTCGTCCAAGGTCTCGGCGAGGTGGGTGTGCAGGCGCACGTCCCATTTCTTGGCCATCTGGGCGGAGAGTCTGAGGAGCTCGGTCGTCACCGAGAAGGGCGAGCAGGGGGCCAGGGCGATGCGGGTCATGGCATAGGGCTTGCGGTCGTGGTATCTGTCGACCAGCCGCTCGCAGTCCTTCATGATCTCGTCTTCGGTCTGGACCACGTCGTCGGGGGGCAGGCCGCCTTTGGACTTGCCGCGCGACATGGAGCCGCGGCAGGCGTGGAAGCGCATGCCCACCTCGGCCGCGCCCGCGATCTCCCGGTCGATGAGGTCGGCGCTCTGGCCGCCCGGGAAAAGGTAGAAGTGATCGGAACTGGTCGTGCAGCCCGTCAGCATGAGCTCCCCGAGGCCGACCTGGGCGCTGATGTTGACGCCTTCAGGGGTGACGTGGCGCCAGACTTCGTAGAGATAGATGAGCCAGTCGAAGAGCTTGCTGTCCTGGACCGCCGGGAGATTGCGGGTCAGCGTCTGGTAGAGGTGATGGTGGGTATTGATGAAGCCCGGGAAGACCACGCAGTTCCTGGCGTCTAAGACGAGGTCGGCTTTAGCCTTGATGCCTTTGCCGAGCTTCTTGATGACATTGCCGGCGATAAGGATATCGCTGTCTGTTAATTCATCGCGAGTATCATTCATGCGCGCGATGCGCAGGGCGTTCTTGACCAGTATGGTCTTCATCTTCGCTGGCCTATCATAATAAAATTCAGGGACACTTGGGTGGTGCCGGTGGTCAACTTTTTCAACTTTCTTGACTTTTGTGGATTTGAGGCCGGCACAAGTTAACAAAGTTAAGAAAGTTGACCACCGGCACCTAGGCGAGGTCGACCCAGTCCCACTGGTCCTGATAGAGCTCGAGAAGCCGCTGCCGCAGGGCCGCGTTGTCCGGGGCCAATAGCCGCGGGTCCAAAGACAAGGCCTTCTGCGCGTCCTGGCGCGCCTGCGCCAAGAGCGCGGCGTCCTTGAAGATGTCCGCCACCTTCAAGGTGAGTTCGCCATGCTGGGCCGTGCCCATGAACTCCCCCGGCCCGCGGAGCTTGAGGTCCTCCTCCCCGATCTTGAAGCCGTTGGAGGACGCCACCAAGGTGGCCAGCCGCTTGCGCGCCTCCGGCGTCTTGGCCTCCGCCACCAAGAAGCAGGTCGACTCCAGCCGGCTGCGGCCGATGCGGCCGCGCAATTGGTGCAAGGACGCCATGCCGAAGCGATCGGCGTTCTGGATGACCATCACCGTGGCGTTGTGCACGTCGATGCCCACCTCGATGACCGGGGTCGCGACCAGCACCTGCCAAGCCCCGGCCGCGAACTCGTTCATGATCCTGGTCTTCTGCTTGCCCGGCATAGCCCCGTGGATGAGCGCCACCTTCAAGCCCGCCAAAGGCCCGGCGCGCAGGCGCTCGTACTCCTTCTTGGCCGACCGCAGGTCGAGCCGGCTCGACTCCTCGATGATGGGATAGACCACGTAGGCCTGATGGCCGGCGGCGACCTCACTTTTAAGGAAGTCCAGGGCTTCCCCCTCTCCCGTGTGGACCGTGCGCGCCGTGGTCTTGCCCGGCGGCATCTCGTCCAAAGTGGAGACATCGAGGTCCCCGTAGAGAGCCAAGGCCAAAGTCCGCGGGATCGGCGTCGCGGTCATGATCATGAGGTCCAACAGCGAGCCCTTCTGGCGCAGAGTGGCGCGCTGGCGCACGCCGAAGCGGTGCTGCTCGTCGATGACCGCCAGGCGCAGGCGCGGGAAGATCACGTCCTCTTCGAGGAGGGCGTGCGTGCCCACCAGGATGTCCACCTCGCCACGACGCACCAAGGACAGGGTCTCTTCGCGCTCCTTGGCCTTGAGCCGCGAGGTCAGCATGGCCGTGCGCACGGGCAGGTCCTTCAGGAAACCCTTCATGGTGGAGAGATGCTGGTCCGCCAATATCTCGGTCGGCGCCATGAACGCGCCCTGATATCCGTTCTCAACGGCCAAGAGCAGGGCAGAGAGAGCCACCACGGTCTTTCCCGAGCCCACGTCGCCCTGCAGGAGGCGGGTCATGGGGCTGGGGAGGCGCAGGTCGTCGAAGATCTCGTTGATGACCCTTTTCTGAGCGTTGGTCAGCTCGAAGCCCAGCTGCTCGCGGTAGGGCGTGAGCAGGCTGCGCTTGAGCTCGTAGCCGAAGCCCTTGGAGAGACTCTTGGTCTGGCGACGCTTGAGGAACCAGGCCAGCTCCAGGAGGAGGAGCTCCTCGTAGGCCAGCCGGGAACGCGCCGCGGCGAGTTCTGCCGGCGCGGCCGGGAAATGCACGGCGCGCACGGCCTGGTCGTAGGCCAGGAGCCGCCGCTCGGCCAGGATCCGCCCGGGCAGGTGCTCGCGCAGTTGCGCGGCGTGGTCGGCCAAGGCCTTGAAGACGAGCTCGCGCAGGAAGCGCTGGGTGATGCCCTCAGTCAGGCCGTAGACCGGCACGATGCGGCCCACGTGGATGGCGGCGCGCGGGTCGTCTTCGCGGTAGTACTCCTCGGCGTGCACCTCGCACGCGCCCAGCAGTCCCGGCTCGCTGCGGCCCACCACCCAGAGGTCCCGGCCCCGCACCACGTCGCGCTTGAGGGCCTCGAACACGTCGTAGCGCCGGCTGCCGTGCTTGAACCAGAGCACGGGGAGCTGGCCTGAAGCCGTGGCGAGAACGGCCTTGTAGATGGCCATGCGCGGGCCGGCCTGGAAATGCTCGGCCCGCGCCACCCGGCCTCTGGCCACGACCAAGGTCTCCGCCAGAGGCTGGGAGAGGTCCGTGGGCTGGCGCCGGTCTTGCCAGTCCCGCGGGAAGTGGTGCAGCAGGTCCGCCACGCTCTTGATGCCGAGGCGCTCCAGGGCCAGGGCCCGGCGCGGGCCCACACCCTTGAGGTATTGGACCGGCTGTTTACGGATATCGGCCGCGGGCGTTTGCCCCATCACCGTCTATTTTGTAAAATTTACGACACTTCGTAAAAGGAAACTATATGGCATACAAGTGCACTATCTGCGCCAAGCACCCGGTCGCGGGCGCCAGCTACAGCCATTCCCACCGGGCCACCAAGCGCATCTTCCGGCCGAACCTCCAGAAGCAGAAGGTCGTCATCGCGGGGCGCACGCGCAGCGTCTACGTATGCACCGCCTGCATCAAGTCCGGCCGCGCCCCGCGGCCCCTGCAATAATCGGGCATGACTGACCAGGAGGGCGCGGCCCCAGCCGCGCCCGTTCCGCCGACGAGCTTCGGCCTCGAAGACATCCTGGGCGACGCCTTCGCGGCCTTCAAGGCCCGCTTCGGCTTAGTCCTGGGCTTCTTCGTGGTTTTCGCGGTCATCCAGGCCGTGTGCGGCAAGCTTTTCTTCATCGGCCTTTTCTTGACGCCGCACCTCATCGCGGGCTTCTCCTTGGTTCTGCTCAAGCTCCTGCGCGACGAGACCCCGGTCTTCACCGACCTCTTCAAGGGCTTCTCCTATTATATCCCCGTCCTGGTGGCCGGCCTGCTCATGGGCGTGTTCCTCACCATCGGCCTGTTCTGCCTCGTCGCCCCCGGAGTCTTCCTGGGTCTGATGTGGTCGCAGACCATGTTCCTCCTGGCCGATGACATCCGGAGTGCGGAAGCCGGCCGCAAGGACAAGGCCGCGGTCTCCGGCTGGAGCGCCATGCAGCGCTCCGCGGTGCTAATGGACGGCCAGAAGCTGCGCTTCCTCGGCTACGCCATCGTCCTGGCCATCATCGGCCTGGCCGGCGCCGTCGCCGTGGGCATCGGCGTGCTCATCACCATACCCTTCGCCTGGCTGGCCGGCGCGGCCTTCTACAACCGTCTCACCAAGCCGGCGCATTAGGTCCAAAGACTTCCCCCCTGCTGGGCCTTGAGTCCCATGCCTTTTCCCCGTCTCATTCCTACACTATGGCAATGACAACCCGCTCCTGCGGTCGCTGGGCCGTCCTGACTTCCTGGCTTTTGGCGACCGCCCTCCCGGCCGCCTCCCAGCAGGTGGTCTACCAACCGGTCCGCTTGCCGGCCGCGGTTTTGGCCGCCCCCATGGTGGGGACCCACCTGGGCGCCATGGCCGCGCCGACGCTCCATGCGACCCTCTCCCCTTCGCTCCTGACCCCATCGCTCTCGCCGTCCCTCATGCCCCGGGTCCAGGTCCCCTCTTTGTCGCCTTCCGCGGTCCCGCAGGTCGCGGTCCCCGGGCTCGTGCCGGCCCCGTCCGCGGGCCGGACCGTCGCCGCTCCGGATTGGGCGAAGTCCTGGGTCCCCAACGCAGCGGGCCTCCATGTCCCGGCCGGCCACGAGTCTTTGGCCACGGACTCGAGCGCCGAGCTGCACAAGGCGATCTCGGACCCGCGGGGCGCGTCCCTCTCGCAGGTCTTCTCCTCCGTTTACGACGGCCACAGCCGGGCGGCCGCGGCCGTGGACCTATCGCCCGCGGAAGCGCCTGCCGCTCCCGCTGCCGGCTATCTCGCCGAGGCCCGGGGCCTCTCCGGCTCCCAGCTCCTGGGCTCGCTGCACCAGATCACCGGCCGCAACTATCACAGCCACGACTACCGGGAGGCCAGCCAGTACCTGTTCGGCACGGCCTACAACATCACCAGTCACGGAGTGCGCGGAGTCATCGACGCCTATTCCGGGATCTTCGTGCCCGGCACCAGCCACAACGGCGGCGACTATTCCGAGGGCGGGGACCAGGACGGCGACGGCTACCCGGAGCGCGACGGGATGAACGTGGAGCACCCCTGGCCGCAATCCTTCTTCGACAAGGCCCTGCCCATGCGCTCGGACCTGCACCACCTCCTGCCCACCTTCCAGCATCCCAACAGCATGCGCTCCAACCTGCCCTTCGGCGAAGTGAAGGGCAGTCCCGATTACTCCAACAACGCGGGCGCCAAGGAAGGCGGCGGGGTCTTCGAGCCGCCGGACGTGTCCAAGGGCCTGGTCGCCCGCCACGTCCTCTATTTCTATACCCGCTACTACGACCGCAACATCATGCAGGGCGCCTACAACCACGGCTTCTTCAAGGACCGCATCGACATGTTCCTGCGCTGGAACCGGGAGCATCCCCCGACGGCCGACGAGTTGCGGGCCAACGACCTGATCGAGAAGTACCAGGGCAACCGCAACCCCTTCGTCGACGACCCCGCGCTGGCCGACCGCATCGGCGCGGAAGGCTTCGGCGCCGGCCCCGGCTTCGCCAAGGCTCAGCCCTCGGCCCGGCAGTTCGAGCCCTCCCGCCAGAGCCCGGACCGCGGCCAGGAGCCGGAGCGGCGGCACGGCAAGCACCACCACGGCGGCAACGACCGCCGCTACGCCGCGCCGGCCGCGCCAGCGCGCCTCTCCCCGCTGGACTTCGCCCTGAACTGAACCTGAGTCTTGACGCAGGCCGCACCCCGCGTTATACTCTGAGGCGTCTTCACCGTCTTCCCAGGAGGTCTTAATGGACATCCCGCCCCAGACGCCCGAGGCCGGCGTCTCCTTGCAGGCTATCCCCCCCCAGGCCGCTCCGGTTGAGGCCGCCGCGCCCGCCCTCGTCCCGGCGGGCTTCTGGATACGCGCCGGCGCCTACATGATCGACGGCATCCTGATCACCCTCGGCCAGCTCCTGATCTTCGGCTTCCTGATCCTGGTGGGGATCCCGAAGACCGTGGCCAACCTGTGCAGTTCTCTTCTGGGCGTCGGCTACTTCGTCTGGATGCCCGTGGCCAACTCGGGCCAGACGGTGGGCAAGATGGCGGCCGGCATCGCGGTCGTGCGCATGGACGGCTCGCCGCTGACCTATCTGCGCTGCCTCGGCCGCTGGGCCGGCTATCTGGTCTCGACCATACTCGCGGGACTGGGCTTCGTGATCGCCGCCTTCACCGACCGGAAGCGCGCCCTGCATGATTACCTCGCCGACACCCGGGTCGTCTACGTCGAGCAGGTCGGCGGCGCGCGCAAGGCCCTGCTCGTCGCGCTGGCTCTGACGCCGGCGTTGCTGGGCGTCATCGCAGCCCTCGCCATCCCGAAATTCATGCAGGCGGCCGCCGCGGCCGGCGAGGAGTCGTCCCGGGGCCGGCTCACCGCGCTGCGCTCGGCCGTGGCCGCCTACAGCCGCGACAACCCGGGCCAGTTCCCGGCGGACCTCGCGACACTCATGCCCAAATACCTGCCGGTCATCGACACCCTCAAGCTCAAAGACCATCAAGAGACCAACGACACCGCCGCCTACGACGCCTCGGCCTGCGCCGGCGCCGCCGTGGACCCGGGCAAGCTCCGTGACACGGGGAAATGGGGCTATGTCACGGACCCGGCCGCGTCCTGCCGAGGGGCCCTGTTCGTGGATTGCACGCACACGGATGCGCGGCAGAAGCAATGGGCCTCCTATTAGAATAGTTGGTAGAATGCATCCATGCCGCCCCTGTCTGAGTTCGCCCGGCTCATCCGCCGCGCCGGCGTGGTCGGGGCCGGAGGCGCGGGCTTCCCTTCCTATGTAAAGGTCTCCTCCCGGGCCGAAACGGTCATCGTCAACGCCGCGGAGTGCGAGCCCCTTCTTCAGAAAGACCAGGAGATCCTGGAACATTTCGCTCCGGAGGTCGTCGCCGGCCTCGAATCGGTGGTGTCGGCGACCGGCGCCTCCCGGGGCGTCATCGCCATCAAGGAGAAGCACGAGGAACTGGTCAAGCACCTGGAGAAAGCCGTGGCCGGAAAGAAGGCCCTCCGCGTCCACCGCTTGGGCGACTACTATCCGGCCGGCGACGAATACTGCCAGGTCTTCGAGGTCACGGGCAAGCTCATCCCCATGGGCGGCATCCCGCTCCAGGTCGGCGTCGTGGTCAACAACGTGGAGACCCTTTACAACATGGCCCGGGCTCAGGACACCCCGGTGGTGGACACCTTCCTCACCGTGGCCGGAGCGGTCAAATCGCCCTGCACCTTGCGCCTGCCCGTAGGCGTCTCCATCGCGGAAGCCGTGGCCTTGGCCGGCGGCCCCTCGGCCAAGGACCCCGTGGCCCTGGACGGCGGGGCCATGATGGGCAAGGTGGCCGAGGACTTCTCCGCGCCCATCACCAAGACCAGCGGCGGCCTCATCATCCTGCCGCGCGAGCATCCCCTGGTGCGGCGCAAGGCCGCGGGGCGGGCCGCTTTCGACCGCGCCGGTAAGTCCGCCTGCGACCAATGCACCCTGTGCACGGAGCTCTGCCCCCGCTATCTCCTAGGCTACGACATCCAGCCGCACAAGGTCATGCGCAGCCTGCTGTTCTCTCCCCCGGACCGCAAGCCCTGGAACCACTGGGCTTTGCTCTGCTGCGAGTGCAAGCTCTGCAGCCTCTTCGCCTGCCCGGAGAACCTCAACCCCGGCGACATCTGCGGCTTCACCAAAGGCGACCTCGCGGCCCAGAAGGTCAACTGGAAGAACTCCCCCTTGAACCGCGGCCAGGAGCCGCGCGCCCATCCCATCCGGCCCTGGCGACAGATCCCGGTGAGCCAACTCAAGAGCCGGCTGGGGCTGGAGGATTACGAGGCCGAGGCGCCCCTGCGCCAGGAACCCTACGCGCCGGCGCTGGTGCGCATCCCTCTCAAGCAGCACGTAGGCGTGCCGGCCAAGCCCCTGGTGACTGCGGGGCAGACGGTCAAACGCGGTGACGTGATCGGCGAGGTCCCCGAGGACCAGTTGGGAGTGCCGGTGCACGCCAGCATCTCCGGCAAGGTGACCGCGGTCAAGGATTTCGTGGAGATAACTGCATGAACAATGCCATCGGCGGGGTGGAGCTTTCCAGCATGGCGCGCGGCTTCGACGTGACCGACACCATGCTCAAGACCGCGCCCGTCAAGCTCCTGCTGGCGCGGACGGTCTGCCCGGGCAAATACATCGTCCTGGTCACGGGCGAGGTCGCCGACGTGCAGGCCAGCGTGGACGCCGGCGGCAACCGCGCCGGCGTCTCCTGCGTGGACCGCTTCGTCATCCCCAACATCCACCCCGAGGTCATGCCCGCCATCTCCGGCACGGCGCTGGTGGACAAGCTCGAGGCCCTGGGCGTCGTGGAGGCCTTCTCGATCTCGGCCATGATCGAGGGCGCCGACGCCGCGGTCAAGGCCGCGTCCGTTCGCCTCATCGAGCTGCGCCTGGCCATGGCCATGGGCGGCAAGGCCTTCGTGACCATGACCGGCAGCGTGGCCTCCGTGGACACGGCCGTGGCCGCGGCCGCGGCCGCGGTGGGCCGCCGCGGGCTCCTGGTCGAGAAGGTGGTCATCCCGCAGCCCCGGCCGGAACTCTTCACCGAGATGCTCTAGCCGCCATGGGCGGCGGGCTGGAGGTCGTGGTGCTGGGCTCAGGGGCCTTCACCCCGGCGCGCAAACCGAGCCAGGTGCGCAACCCGGCCGGCTACGCGGTGCGCTTGCCCGGCGGACTCCTGCTCTTCGACCTGGGCTTCGGAGACCTCTGGCAGCTGGCGCGCTCGGGCCTGCGCCCCGCCGCGGCCAGCGACCTGTTCCTGACGCACCGCCATCCCGACCATGCGGGCGACCTGGCCGCCCTGCTCTTCCATCTGCGCTACGACGAGCCTCCGCGCTCCGGCCGGCTGCGCCTATGGGGCCCCGCCGGCCTGGCCGGGTTCGTGGCGCGGCTGCGGCGGGCATTCCATCCCTGGCTGGAGCCCCGGGGCTACCGCCTGGAGCTCCGCGTGCTCGCCGACGGGGACCGGGCCTGCGGAGCGGGCTGGCGCGTGGACGCCCTGCGCGCCCCGCACCCCACCCCGGCGCTGAGCTACCGTCTGCGCGCCGCCGGCCGCAGCGTGGTCTTCTCGGGAGACACCGGTCCCAACCCGCGCCTGGAACGCTTCGCGGCCGGCTGTGACCTGCTCATCCTGGAAGCCACTCTGCCTGCGGGCCGCCGGGAGCCCGGCCATCTCGATGCGGAGCAGGCGCTGGCCGCGGCCCGGGCCGCGGCGCCGCGCCTGACCGTGTTCTCACACCTGTCCGAGGGATCGGAGGCGGACCTGCGCCGCCTGCTCAGACGTGCGCCCCGCCTGCCTGGGAAGGTCGCCCAGGACGGCATGCGCCTGCGGTATCGGTGATTCCGCGGGCCGGTTGAACTCCGCCGCGGGTTTGGTACAATGGGCGTGATATGAAAAGGATTTCCTGGGTCCTCGTCGTACCGCTCCTGCTGGCCGGCTGCGCTTCGGGCAAGCTCAAGCTGCTCCAGGCGAAATTCGATCGCTGCGAGCTCAGCTCCGGCGAGCTGCGCAAGCAGGTCCATGAGGGCGAAGACAAGGTCGCGGCCCTGCAGTCACAGATCAAGGGCCTCGAGGACCAGGCCGCGGACCTCGACGGCAAGCTCACGGCGCAGCAGGAACGCGTCGACTCCCTGAGCAAATCCAACCAGGACCTGCGCTCGACCATCAAGTCCAGCACCGGCCAACTCTCGGGCAAGGTCGCGGAGCTCGTCAAGGAAAAAGACGACATCTCCCGCAGCCTGGACACGGTCAAGAATGAGAAGATCGCCTCGGACCGAGCCAAGGCCAACCTGAAATCGGCTCGGGATCGGCTCGCCGCCGAGCTGGCCGCCGCGAAGGTCCGGCTCGACGAGCTGGCCGCGGCGGCCGCGGCCGACAAGGCCGAGAAGGACAAGGCCCAGGCCGCCCGCGGCGCGCGCCAAGCCAAGGCGCACGAGGACCTGGGCGCCTTGGCCGACGCGGTCCTGAAGGAGATGCAGGGCGATCAGGTCCGGATCGCGCAGGACGGAGACTCCGTCGTGCTGACTTTGCAGGAGCCGCTCCTGTTCAAGCCCCAGCAAGCCAAGCTGACCGAGGGCGGGGTGGCGCTCCTGGACCGCCTGGGCCGGACGCTGCAGTCCTTGAGCCCGCGCGCCATCCGCGTCGAGGGCCATTCCGACAACTCCACCATCAAGTGGGAGCTCTTCGGCAGCTTCACCAGCCATTGGGACCTCTCCTCGGCGCGGGCCACGGCCGTGGCCC
This genomic window contains:
- a CDS encoding 4Fe-4S dicluster domain-containing protein; protein product: MPPLSEFARLIRRAGVVGAGGAGFPSYVKVSSRAETVIVNAAECEPLLQKDQEILEHFAPEVVAGLESVVSATGASRGVIAIKEKHEELVKHLEKAVAGKKALRVHRLGDYYPAGDEYCQVFEVTGKLIPMGGIPLQVGVVVNNVETLYNMARAQDTPVVDTFLTVAGAVKSPCTLRLPVGVSIAEAVALAGGPSAKDPVALDGGAMMGKVAEDFSAPITKTSGGLIILPREHPLVRRKAAGRAAFDRAGKSACDQCTLCTELCPRYLLGYDIQPHKVMRSLLFSPPDRKPWNHWALLCCECKLCSLFACPENLNPGDICGFTKGDLAAQKVNWKNSPLNRGQEPRAHPIRPWRQIPVSQLKSRLGLEDYEAEAPLRQEPYAPALVRIPLKQHVGVPAKPLVTAGQTVKRGDVIGEVPEDQLGVPVHASISGKVTAVKDFVEITA
- a CDS encoding endonuclease, with product MTTRSCGRWAVLTSWLLATALPAASQQVVYQPVRLPAAVLAAPMVGTHLGAMAAPTLHATLSPSLLTPSLSPSLMPRVQVPSLSPSAVPQVAVPGLVPAPSAGRTVAAPDWAKSWVPNAAGLHVPAGHESLATDSSAELHKAISDPRGASLSQVFSSVYDGHSRAAAAVDLSPAEAPAAPAAGYLAEARGLSGSQLLGSLHQITGRNYHSHDYREASQYLFGTAYNITSHGVRGVIDAYSGIFVPGTSHNGGDYSEGGDQDGDGYPERDGMNVEHPWPQSFFDKALPMRSDLHHLLPTFQHPNSMRSNLPFGEVKGSPDYSNNAGAKEGGGVFEPPDVSKGLVARHVLYFYTRYYDRNIMQGAYNHGFFKDRIDMFLRWNREHPPTADELRANDLIEKYQGNRNPFVDDPALADRIGAEGFGAGPGFAKAQPSARQFEPSRQSPDRGQEPERRHGKHHHGGNDRRYAAPAAPARLSPLDFALN
- a CDS encoding OmpA family protein, encoding MKRISWVLVVPLLLAGCASGKLKLLQAKFDRCELSSGELRKQVHEGEDKVAALQSQIKGLEDQAADLDGKLTAQQERVDSLSKSNQDLRSTIKSSTGQLSGKVAELVKEKDDISRSLDTVKNEKIASDRAKANLKSARDRLAAELAAAKVRLDELAAAAAADKAEKDKAQAARGARQAKAHEDLGALADAVLKEMQGDQVRIAQDGDSVVLTLQEPLLFKPQQAKLTEGGVALLDRLGRTLQSLSPRAIRVEGHSDNSTIKWELFGSFTSHWDLSSARATAVARYLHEHAGLEARRLTAAGFGEFHPIQGNDTPEGREANRRVVLVIDPAGTTP
- a CDS encoding BMC domain-containing protein, giving the protein MNNAIGGVELSSMARGFDVTDTMLKTAPVKLLLARTVCPGKYIVLVTGEVADVQASVDAGGNRAGVSCVDRFVIPNIHPEVMPAISGTALVDKLEALGVVEAFSISAMIEGADAAVKAASVRLIELRLAMAMGGKAFVTMTGSVASVDTAVAAAAAAVGRRGLLVEKVVIPQPRPELFTEML
- a CDS encoding 8-oxoguanine deaminase, translating into MKTILVKNALRIARMNDTRDELTDSDILIAGNVIKKLGKGIKAKADLVLDARNCVVFPGFINTHHHLYQTLTRNLPAVQDSKLFDWLIYLYEVWRHVTPEGVNISAQVGLGELMLTGCTTSSDHFYLFPGGQSADLIDREIAGAAEVGMRFHACRGSMSRGKSKGGLPPDDVVQTEDEIMKDCERLVDRYHDRKPYAMTRIALAPCSPFSVTTELLRLSAQMAKKWDVRLHTHLAETLDEEAYCLERHKMRPLAYMESVGWLDGGRSWFAHCVHMNEAESQLMGKTKTGVAHCPSSNLRLGSGIAPARMYLEHKVPLGLGVDGSASNDCCDMLAEVRQAMLVARVKSGVHSMPARDALWIATRGGAQVLGRDDIGELSPGKAADLALFDLSGIDFAGSLSDPVAAAVFCGASHKAKHVFVDGRQVVKDSRLVNVDEPALARKANKLSQDMLEQAA
- the rpmB gene encoding 50S ribosomal protein L28 is translated as MAYKCTICAKHPVAGASYSHSHRATKRIFRPNLQKQKVVIAGRTRSVYVCTACIKSGRAPRPLQ
- a CDS encoding RDD family protein is translated as MDIPPQTPEAGVSLQAIPPQAAPVEAAAPALVPAGFWIRAGAYMIDGILITLGQLLIFGFLILVGIPKTVANLCSSLLGVGYFVWMPVANSGQTVGKMAAGIAVVRMDGSPLTYLRCLGRWAGYLVSTILAGLGFVIAAFTDRKRALHDYLADTRVVYVEQVGGARKALLVALALTPALLGVIAALAIPKFMQAAAAAGEESSRGRLTALRSAVAAYSRDNPGQFPADLATLMPKYLPVIDTLKLKDHQETNDTAAYDASACAGAAVDPGKLRDTGKWGYVTDPAASCRGALFVDCTHTDARQKQWASY
- the recG gene encoding ATP-dependent DNA helicase RecG, which produces MGQTPAADIRKQPVQYLKGVGPRRALALERLGIKSVADLLHHFPRDWQDRRQPTDLSQPLAETLVVARGRVARAEHFQAGPRMAIYKAVLATASGQLPVLWFKHGSRRYDVFEALKRDVVRGRDLWVVGRSEPGLLGACEVHAEEYYREDDPRAAIHVGRIVPVYGLTEGITQRFLRELVFKALADHAAQLREHLPGRILAERRLLAYDQAVRAVHFPAAPAELAAARSRLAYEELLLLELAWFLKRRQTKSLSKGFGYELKRSLLTPYREQLGFELTNAQKRVINEIFDDLRLPSPMTRLLQGDVGSGKTVVALSALLLAVENGYQGAFMAPTEILADQHLSTMKGFLKDLPVRTAMLTSRLKAKEREETLSLVRRGEVDILVGTHALLEEDVIFPRLRLAVIDEQHRFGVRQRATLRQKGSLLDLMIMTATPIPRTLALALYGDLDVSTLDEMPPGKTTARTVHTGEGEALDFLKSEVAAGHQAYVVYPIIEESSRLDLRSAKKEYERLRAGPLAGLKVALIHGAMPGKQKTRIMNEFAAGAWQVLVATPVIEVGIDVHNATVMVIQNADRFGMASLHQLRGRIGRSRLESTCFLVAEAKTPEARKRLATLVASSNGFKIGEEDLKLRGPGEFMGTAQHGELTLKVADIFKDAALLAQARQDAQKALSLDPRLLAPDNAALRQRLLELYQDQWDWVDLA
- a CDS encoding ribonuclease Z; the encoded protein is MGGGLEVVVLGSGAFTPARKPSQVRNPAGYAVRLPGGLLLFDLGFGDLWQLARSGLRPAAASDLFLTHRHPDHAGDLAALLFHLRYDEPPRSGRLRLWGPAGLAGFVARLRRAFHPWLEPRGYRLELRVLADGDRACGAGWRVDALRAPHPTPALSYRLRAAGRSVVFSGDTGPNPRLERFAAGCDLLILEATLPAGRREPGHLDAEQALAAARAAAPRLTVFSHLSEGSEADLRRLLRRAPRLPGKVAQDGMRLRYR